In Streptomyces canus, one DNA window encodes the following:
- a CDS encoding LLM class F420-dependent oxidoreductase, producing MVQIGYTMMTEQAGPRELVGHVVRAEEAGYDFSVTSDHYFPWLRSQGHSPYAWSVLGAAAQATSRIPLMTYVTCPSFRYHPAVVAQKAATMQLLSQGRFRLGLGSGENLNEHVVGGGWPSADVRHEMLEEAVEIIRALFRGGHVNHRGNHFDVESARLWDLPDEPPQIGLAVSGEQSCELAGRLADLVIATEPKAGLLDAFDRHGGEGKPRVGQLPVCYDPDRDTAIKRAHSQFRWFGSGWKVNSELPHPDSFEAATQFVTPDDVAESIPCGDDPDDFVEAVRPYAEAGFTEIALVQIGGDSQPEFLDWSAKTLLPTLRDAFA from the coding sequence ATGGTGCAAATCGGATACACGATGATGACCGAGCAGGCCGGCCCGCGAGAGCTCGTCGGCCATGTGGTGCGGGCCGAGGAGGCCGGCTACGACTTCTCGGTGACCTCGGACCACTACTTCCCGTGGCTGCGGTCGCAGGGTCACTCGCCGTACGCGTGGAGCGTGCTCGGCGCGGCCGCCCAGGCGACCTCCCGCATTCCGCTGATGACGTACGTGACCTGTCCTTCGTTCCGCTACCACCCGGCGGTGGTGGCGCAGAAGGCGGCGACGATGCAACTGCTCTCACAGGGCCGGTTCCGGCTGGGGCTCGGCTCCGGCGAGAACCTCAACGAGCATGTGGTGGGCGGCGGCTGGCCGTCGGCCGACGTACGGCACGAGATGCTGGAAGAGGCGGTGGAGATCATCCGCGCGCTGTTCCGGGGCGGTCATGTGAACCACCGCGGGAACCACTTCGACGTGGAGTCGGCCCGGCTGTGGGACCTGCCGGACGAGCCGCCGCAGATCGGCCTGGCCGTCTCCGGGGAACAGTCCTGCGAACTGGCCGGCCGCCTCGCCGACCTGGTCATCGCCACGGAGCCCAAGGCGGGCCTCCTCGACGCGTTCGACCGGCACGGCGGCGAGGGCAAGCCGCGCGTGGGGCAACTGCCCGTCTGCTACGACCCCGACCGGGACACGGCGATCAAGCGGGCGCACTCCCAGTTCCGCTGGTTCGGCAGCGGCTGGAAGGTCAACTCCGAGCTCCCGCACCCGGATTCCTTCGAGGCGGCCACCCAGTTCGTCACACCCGACGACGTCGCGGAGTCGATTCCCTGCGGCGACGACCCGGACGACTTCGTCGAGGCGGTACGGCCGTACGCGGAGGCGGGTTTCACCGAGATCGCCCTGGTGCAGATCGGCGGGGACTCGCAACCGGAGTTCCTGGACTGGTCGGCGAAGACGCTGCTGCCCACGCTGCGCGACGCGTTCGCCTGA
- a CDS encoding serine hydrolase domain-containing protein → MSSLPTSTPAAQGVDAAGIQAFLDALESDPAIEPHSLMLLRHGRVVASGWWAPYAPDRLQLLYSLSKSFTATAAGFALAEGLIGLDDPVISYFPEFEADVTDPRSRAMLVRHVASMASGHLEETLDRARAQDRDELVRGFLLVPPDRDPGTVFAYNQPATYTLAAIVQRVTGQKLTEYLRPRLFEPLGIGEVAWIPDRRGRELGFSGLHATTDAVARLGLLYLRGGVWEGERLLSESWVAEATRTQISHGAPPVGGWSDWQQGYGFQFWMARHGYRGDGAYGQFCVVLPEQDVVLAITSETLDMQKVLDLAWEHLLPAFGADPLPGREAADTALAERLTRLALPPAEGKATPADRAEDGNTAFTPHGGACADQPSLNTVEVDPGGRVTLVDDGDRMELRLGTGEAGWTVADEPVPVAVSGGWTDAETLAVDVAFLETPHHLLVTCSLGDRTFTARWRTQPLHGGPLRRMRAPRSV, encoded by the coding sequence ATGAGCTCCCTGCCCACGAGCACCCCCGCGGCCCAGGGCGTCGACGCCGCCGGCATACAGGCCTTCCTCGACGCCCTCGAATCCGACCCGGCCATCGAACCGCACAGCCTGATGCTGCTGCGCCACGGCCGGGTCGTGGCCTCGGGCTGGTGGGCGCCGTACGCCCCGGACCGGCTCCAGCTTCTCTACTCGCTCAGCAAGAGCTTCACCGCGACGGCCGCCGGGTTCGCCCTCGCCGAGGGACTGATCGGGCTCGACGACCCGGTGATCTCGTACTTCCCGGAGTTCGAGGCCGATGTCACCGACCCGCGCAGCCGCGCGATGCTCGTACGGCATGTCGCGTCGATGGCCAGCGGTCATCTCGAGGAGACACTGGACCGGGCGCGCGCACAGGACCGCGACGAGCTCGTCCGGGGCTTCCTGCTGGTGCCGCCCGACCGGGACCCGGGCACCGTCTTCGCCTACAACCAGCCCGCCACCTACACCCTCGCCGCGATCGTTCAGCGCGTCACGGGCCAGAAGCTGACTGAGTACCTGCGGCCCCGGCTGTTCGAGCCGCTCGGCATCGGCGAGGTGGCCTGGATCCCCGACCGCAGGGGCCGTGAGCTCGGCTTCAGCGGGCTGCACGCCACCACCGACGCCGTCGCCCGGCTCGGCCTGCTGTACCTGCGGGGCGGGGTGTGGGAGGGCGAGCGACTGCTGTCCGAGTCATGGGTGGCCGAGGCGACGCGGACCCAGATCTCGCACGGGGCACCGCCGGTGGGCGGCTGGTCGGACTGGCAGCAGGGCTACGGCTTCCAGTTCTGGATGGCGCGGCACGGCTACCGCGGGGACGGGGCGTACGGGCAGTTCTGCGTGGTGCTGCCCGAACAGGACGTCGTGCTCGCGATCACCTCGGAGACCTTGGACATGCAGAAGGTGCTGGACCTGGCCTGGGAGCATCTGCTCCCCGCGTTCGGCGCAGACCCGCTGCCCGGCCGTGAGGCGGCGGACACGGCCCTGGCCGAGCGTCTGACACGGCTCGCGCTGCCGCCCGCCGAGGGCAAGGCGACCCCCGCGGACCGGGCGGAGGACGGGAACACCGCCTTCACTCCCCACGGCGGTGCCTGCGCCGACCAGCCGTCCCTGAACACGGTCGAGGTGGACCCGGGGGGCCGCGTGACGCTGGTCGACGACGGCGACCGGATGGAACTGAGGCTTGGAACCGGAGAGGCCGGCTGGACGGTCGCCGACGAGCCCGTGCCGGTCGCGGTCAGCGGCGGCTGGACCGACGCGGAGACCCTCGCCGTCGACGTGGCTTTCCTGGAGACACCGCACCACCTGCTGGTGACGTGCTCGCTCGGGGACCGGACGTTCACCGCGCGCTGGCGCACTCAGCCCCTGCACGGCGGACCGCTGCGGCGGATGCGCGCGCCGCGCTCAGTCTGA
- a CDS encoding serine/threonine protein kinase, producing the protein MTMVKAHVSTHELVAGRYRPLDVLHRETNRTCWYGEDVSTERPCLLTEIGLPAGTDEETSLRTAAGVVRMSKTMRVLAPGRITAVVDAVTQEDTLWTVTEPVDGIPLGELLGRQGTFDHVRAARIGLELLEVLEAAHGEGITHGELSPGQVFVHHQGSVVVTGWGLAGATLAPRLSAPSYASPEQARDERIGPAADLWALGAILYTLVEGRPPFRDRDRPAATLKGVDRLPLRAPVRAGPLTQTVQGLLRKDSRERLSRTAVRGALLRVLDDDPDTPHEEESRSRLRVLHGVAPGRGSRFLIAGTALAVVTVAAAVLTVTKALPGSDSATTGEAPAPSASASASAPAPPPPAPSPSVTAPGSRTDESVEPPATPTPTPTPSRTASPTAGTGLPSGYSEYHSPEGFSIALPKGWKPLETQRQAGLAYRVTFGASGDPRTLAVTYSKAVGTDAVAVWRDDVEPGLEDNPGYQRIGDISATTYQGREAADMQWIEEVDGTRVRTFGRGFLIGGGHGYSLRWTTPAADWDDNANQVALDTFLSTLHVPSD; encoded by the coding sequence ATGACCATGGTCAAGGCGCACGTCTCCACACACGAGTTGGTCGCCGGACGGTACCGGCCCCTGGATGTCCTGCACCGCGAGACCAACCGGACCTGCTGGTACGGCGAGGACGTCTCGACCGAACGCCCCTGCCTGCTCACCGAGATCGGACTTCCGGCCGGCACCGACGAGGAGACCTCGCTGCGCACGGCCGCGGGAGTCGTTCGGATGTCCAAGACCATGCGGGTGCTCGCCCCCGGCCGGATCACCGCGGTCGTGGACGCCGTGACGCAGGAGGACACCCTGTGGACCGTCACCGAGCCGGTCGACGGCATCCCCCTGGGTGAACTCCTCGGCCGCCAGGGGACGTTCGACCACGTACGGGCGGCGCGCATCGGTCTGGAACTGCTGGAGGTGCTGGAGGCGGCGCACGGCGAGGGCATCACGCACGGTGAACTCAGCCCCGGCCAGGTGTTCGTGCACCACCAGGGCTCCGTCGTCGTCACCGGCTGGGGCCTGGCCGGCGCGACCCTCGCCCCCCGGCTCTCGGCACCGTCCTACGCCTCCCCCGAACAGGCCCGTGACGAGCGCATCGGGCCGGCCGCCGACCTGTGGGCGCTCGGCGCGATCCTCTACACGCTGGTCGAGGGACGTCCGCCCTTCCGTGACCGTGACCGGCCCGCGGCCACCCTGAAGGGGGTCGACCGGCTGCCGCTGCGGGCGCCGGTGCGCGCCGGTCCCCTCACCCAGACCGTGCAGGGGCTGCTGCGCAAGGACTCCCGGGAGCGGCTGAGCCGCACCGCCGTGCGGGGCGCCCTCCTCCGGGTTCTCGACGACGACCCCGACACACCGCATGAGGAGGAGTCCCGGTCCCGGCTTCGCGTCCTGCACGGCGTGGCTCCGGGCCGCGGCAGCCGGTTCCTGATCGCGGGGACCGCCCTGGCCGTCGTCACGGTGGCCGCCGCCGTCCTCACGGTCACCAAGGCGCTGCCCGGCAGCGACAGTGCGACAACAGGTGAGGCGCCCGCCCCGTCCGCGTCGGCCTCCGCCTCCGCGCCCGCCCCGCCGCCTCCGGCCCCCTCCCCGTCGGTCACCGCCCCCGGCAGCCGCACCGACGAGAGCGTCGAACCGCCCGCGACGCCCACACCCACGCCCACGCCGAGCCGAACGGCCTCTCCCACCGCGGGCACGGGGCTGCCGTCCGGATACAGCGAGTACCACTCCCCCGAAGGCTTCTCCATCGCCCTGCCCAAGGGATGGAAGCCGCTGGAGACCCAACGCCAGGCCGGCCTGGCATACCGCGTCACCTTCGGCGCCTCCGGTGACCCGCGCACGCTCGCCGTCACCTACAGCAAGGCCGTCGGCACGGACGCCGTGGCGGTGTGGCGCGACGACGTGGAACCGGGCCTCGAGGACAACCCCGGCTACCAGCGCATCGGTGACATCAGCGCCACGACCTACCAGGGCCGCGAGGCCGCCGACATGCAGTGGATCGAGGAGGTCGACGGCACCCGGGTGCGCACCTTCGGCCGCGGTTTCCTCATCGGCGGGGGCCACGGCTACTCACTGCGCTGGACGACCCCGGCGGCCGACTGGGACGACAACGCGAATCAGGTGGCGCTGGACACCTTTCTGAGCACCCTCCACGTGCCCTCAGACTGA